The Chryseobacterium aureum genome contains a region encoding:
- a CDS encoding HEAT repeat domain-containing protein has product MFLTTSVHFLFLLFLGMLSLVLLLILAVLIYSFYQYRETVHTSRWSEMINKRISEVIVYGENTTSVDQNFSEASGNSLFRNLFLQKLAESEKKFSGTAQDELKTLFHEYGLQEEAMKKLNQKKEYLIAGGIQELTAMNVQDALPKISPFLTHPSAQVYQEAQYTMVNFKGFEGLYFLSSISTKISEWQQLRLLISITSIPENSNEIIEEWLESSNNSVVIFTLKLVRKFQILSLYPILIKLLDHSSAEVRIQAVQTLLSLENSSTITFLMEVYPHQPLEVQKEILKVMKKSKDQCCADFLKDQLLNNSDPAIKVYAAEALCSLGKQEYLIKISGDKALAEESVQIIKYALQEKIC; this is encoded by the coding sequence ATGTTTCTTACCACTTCTGTACATTTTCTTTTTCTCCTCTTTCTGGGAATGCTTTCATTAGTGCTTCTGCTGATCCTGGCAGTACTCATCTACAGCTTTTACCAGTACAGGGAAACCGTTCATACCTCCAGATGGTCTGAAATGATTAATAAAAGAATTTCAGAAGTGATTGTATATGGTGAAAACACAACCTCTGTAGACCAAAATTTTTCCGAGGCATCCGGCAATTCATTATTCAGGAATTTATTCCTTCAGAAACTGGCAGAATCTGAAAAAAAATTTTCCGGAACCGCTCAGGATGAACTTAAAACCCTTTTCCACGAATATGGCCTTCAGGAAGAAGCAATGAAAAAGCTGAATCAAAAAAAGGAATATTTAATTGCAGGAGGTATACAGGAACTTACAGCAATGAATGTGCAGGATGCATTACCCAAAATTTCCCCCTTTTTAACCCACCCTTCGGCACAGGTCTATCAGGAAGCACAATATACTATGGTAAATTTTAAAGGATTTGAGGGACTTTATTTTCTGAGCAGTATTTCGACAAAAATATCAGAGTGGCAGCAGCTCCGATTGCTTATTTCAATTACCAGTATTCCGGAAAACTCCAATGAGATTATTGAAGAATGGCTTGAAAGTTCTAATAATTCTGTCGTTATTTTTACGCTTAAACTGGTGAGAAAATTTCAGATATTATCGCTTTACCCTATCCTTATTAAATTGCTGGATCACTCTTCTGCGGAAGTACGGATACAGGCAGTTCAGACTTTATTATCTCTGGAAAACTCATCTACCATCACTTTCCTTATGGAAGTATATCCTCATCAGCCTCTTGAAGTTCAGAAAGAAATCCTAAAGGTAATGAAGAAATCAAAAGATCAGTGTTGTGCAGATTTTCTGAAGGATCAGCTGCTCAATAATTCTGATCCGGCAATAAAAGTGTACGCAGCAGAAGCACTCTGTTCTTTGGGAAAACAAGAATATCTGATCAAAATATCCGGAGATAAGGCATTAGCTGAAGAATCTGTTCAAATCATTAAATACGCATTGCAGGAAAAAATATGTTAG
- a CDS encoding response regulator transcription factor, which translates to MLILIAEDDELILKTIEHKLLKEGHEVILTRNGKDAIETLKTKDVDLAVTDIMMPFASGIEILAAIKTMNKQVPVIMLSSMGQEEVVLNAFDLGASDFIVKPFSPNELILRIKRFTQNK; encoded by the coding sequence ATGTTGATTCTAATCGCTGAAGACGATGAACTGATTCTAAAAACGATAGAGCATAAATTATTAAAAGAAGGGCATGAAGTCATTCTTACCCGGAACGGGAAAGATGCTATAGAAACCCTGAAAACCAAAGATGTAGATCTGGCTGTTACAGACATTATGATGCCGTTTGCGTCCGGGATTGAAATACTTGCAGCCATTAAGACCATGAACAAGCAGGTGCCTGTAATCATGCTTTCCAGTATGGGGCAGGAAGAAGTAGTACTGAATGCCTTTGACCTGGGAGCTTCTGATTTCATTGTAAAACCATTCAGCCCCAACGAATTGATATTAAGAATAAAAAGATTTACTCAAAATAAATAA
- a CDS encoding response regulator has product MKKYPIPVNEEARIKKLEFFDLLNLEKDPQLDIFAETACLVTDCPAALIAMMERETQTIQSCVGLALDFVDRKDTVCQYSIASGDTVVINDTLLDERSSDNAIILAGGIRFYAGVPLIDDEGFALGTICVIDYKPKIITEEQISTLKKIGEAITKILMGKRKNIQAEYFQQTFTISNNMICVLDKNFVLKEANPAFENAFQLKKNQVINRNFLEVLGNHNAKLEVLARNLPNTDEEVTFTTSTHIDDSQTIMVEWSLKLNQNHSEIFCFGINITQRIEEKLKLESSERRFRSFFENAIGLMSMHDMEGNIIAVNEKGRETLQYSAKEVEKLNLKDLVPEKNWPLLEKYLEKINKDQEDFGTMILKTKGGEEVIWMYHNLVDFNKEGKPYVVSTALNVTERMKLEKDLVHTKKMLEQTSAVAQVGGWEVNLKNNTVIWSQSTREIHKIDKAFRPDFENALGFYSEDSREKLKYLFERAVKDGIPYDEELQLVRNDGVMIWVRVKGIPEFEDGVCIRVFGIIQDIDTFKNIYLELSRKEAMLQSFVTYVPATVAMFDKDLNYLSVSTSWKDEFQMNDIRLIGENMFKISPNVPDERIKIYQNALAGIAYKNEDMAIEIPGRGVIQHYSIEVTPWYLSSNTIGGIIVSAQNITASVRINKELKHAKKMADIANKAKSEFLANMSHEIRTPLNGVIGFSDLLLKTPLNEIQTQYLNYINESGENLLNIINDILDFSKIESGKMDLLIEKANVYDMVSQVINVILYQSQKKNIELLLNIEQGLPETIWLDESRLKQILVNLLGNAVKFTEQGEIELKVEQLNIDSQNITLRFSVRDTGIGIPKDKQQHIFDAFTQENSSISKRYGGTGLGLTISNNILKYMGSRLSLVSEVQKGSVFFFDIRIPYEATSHHHDEDLKINKVLIVDDNEANRVILQHMLTYKNIDTKLAANGMEALQILLAGERFDVILMDYHMPIISGLETIEKIKELFNKQNELSPLIILHTSSEEHDVINSFRQENNSYFLLKPIKSEELYKTLRKAVEHTEKENNNDDSQPESEASLLMNSPHVLLVDDNPVNMVLNNKMMRSLIPDAILTEATDGLQAVEQCKVKTFDIILMDVQMPVMDGMEATQQIRLLPGYSGIPIIGVTAGNIMGEKEKCMESGMSDFLPKPLKQADLLKMLKKYIMKEDSAASENPSDQKKHLDIRLLNEHIGDDDEDFRKIFLNLVIQELTQAEENVKTATTAKDTVSLQSVLHKLKGTSGTAGLLSLTETTVRWESKTEPGMDFAAMEHEILREITIGLQLIKNLIQ; this is encoded by the coding sequence ATGAAGAAGTACCCGATTCCTGTGAATGAAGAAGCCCGGATAAAAAAACTTGAGTTTTTTGACCTTTTAAATCTGGAAAAAGATCCTCAGTTAGATATTTTTGCTGAAACAGCATGCCTCGTGACAGACTGCCCGGCAGCACTTATTGCGATGATGGAGCGTGAAACCCAGACCATTCAAAGCTGTGTAGGCCTGGCCCTCGATTTTGTGGACAGAAAAGATACGGTATGCCAATACTCTATTGCAAGCGGAGATACTGTAGTCATCAATGATACCTTACTGGATGAAAGATCTTCTGACAACGCAATTATTTTGGCTGGCGGAATCCGTTTTTATGCCGGTGTGCCTCTCATAGACGATGAAGGATTTGCTTTGGGAACCATCTGCGTTATTGATTATAAACCCAAAATCATTACGGAAGAACAGATCTCAACACTGAAAAAGATTGGAGAAGCCATCACAAAAATACTCATGGGAAAAAGGAAAAACATCCAGGCTGAATATTTCCAGCAGACGTTTACCATTTCCAATAATATGATCTGCGTTCTGGACAAAAATTTCGTACTGAAGGAAGCTAATCCGGCATTTGAAAATGCATTTCAATTAAAGAAAAACCAGGTCATCAACCGTAATTTCCTGGAAGTTTTGGGCAATCATAACGCTAAGCTGGAAGTACTGGCCAGAAACCTGCCCAATACGGATGAAGAAGTCACCTTTACCACCTCCACCCATATTGATGACAGCCAAACGATTATGGTGGAATGGTCCCTGAAACTGAATCAGAACCACTCTGAAATTTTCTGTTTCGGAATCAATATTACCCAGCGTATTGAAGAAAAACTTAAGCTGGAAAGTTCAGAGCGCCGTTTCAGAAGCTTCTTCGAAAATGCCATTGGGCTGATGAGCATGCATGATATGGAAGGAAATATCATTGCTGTGAATGAAAAGGGAAGAGAAACCCTGCAGTATTCTGCCAAAGAAGTAGAAAAGCTGAATTTAAAAGATCTTGTCCCTGAAAAAAACTGGCCATTGCTGGAAAAGTATCTGGAAAAAATTAATAAAGACCAGGAAGATTTCGGAACCATGATCCTGAAAACAAAAGGAGGGGAGGAAGTCATCTGGATGTATCACAACCTTGTGGATTTCAACAAAGAAGGAAAACCTTATGTGGTAAGTACCGCCCTGAATGTTACCGAAAGAATGAAGCTGGAAAAAGACCTTGTTCACACCAAAAAAATGCTGGAACAAACCAGTGCGGTGGCCCAGGTCGGAGGATGGGAAGTGAATCTTAAAAACAATACCGTAATCTGGTCACAATCTACCAGGGAAATACACAAAATAGATAAAGCATTCCGGCCTGATTTTGAAAACGCGCTGGGATTTTACAGTGAAGATAGCCGGGAAAAGCTGAAATATCTATTTGAAAGGGCCGTAAAAGATGGGATCCCCTACGATGAAGAACTGCAGCTTGTCCGAAATGATGGTGTCATGATCTGGGTAAGAGTAAAAGGAATACCGGAGTTTGAAGATGGGGTGTGCATCCGGGTATTCGGGATTATTCAGGATATTGATACATTTAAAAACATTTATCTCGAACTTTCCAGAAAGGAGGCAATGCTTCAGTCTTTTGTAACTTATGTTCCCGCTACCGTAGCAATGTTTGACAAGGACCTCAATTACCTCTCTGTAAGCACCAGCTGGAAAGATGAATTTCAGATGAACGACATCAGGCTCATTGGAGAAAACATGTTCAAAATTTCACCTAATGTACCGGATGAAAGGATCAAAATCTATCAGAATGCTCTTGCCGGGATAGCCTATAAAAATGAAGATATGGCAATAGAGATTCCTGGTAGAGGCGTAATACAGCATTACAGTATAGAAGTTACACCCTGGTACCTTTCCAGTAATACCATAGGAGGAATTATTGTTTCTGCACAGAATATTACTGCCTCCGTAAGAATCAATAAAGAGCTTAAACATGCTAAGAAAATGGCAGATATTGCCAATAAAGCAAAGTCGGAATTTTTAGCTAACATGAGCCATGAAATCAGAACACCGCTGAATGGTGTGATCGGTTTTTCTGATCTCCTGTTAAAAACCCCACTGAATGAAATCCAGACCCAATATCTCAATTATATTAATGAATCTGGTGAAAATTTATTAAACATCATCAATGATATTCTTGATTTTTCTAAAATAGAATCCGGAAAAATGGATCTGTTGATTGAAAAAGCCAATGTATATGATATGGTAAGTCAGGTGATCAATGTCATCCTTTATCAGTCACAGAAAAAGAATATAGAATTACTGCTGAACATAGAACAGGGACTTCCGGAAACAATCTGGCTGGATGAATCAAGATTAAAACAGATCCTGGTCAACCTTCTCGGAAATGCCGTAAAGTTTACAGAACAGGGAGAGATTGAACTTAAAGTAGAACAACTGAATATTGACAGCCAGAATATTACGCTAAGGTTCTCTGTGAGAGATACCGGAATTGGTATCCCTAAAGACAAGCAACAGCATATCTTTGATGCTTTCACTCAGGAAAACAGCTCTATCAGCAAGCGGTATGGCGGAACAGGGCTTGGGCTTACCATTTCAAACAATATCCTGAAATATATGGGAAGCAGGCTCTCATTAGTGAGTGAAGTTCAGAAAGGCTCAGTATTCTTTTTTGATATCCGGATTCCTTATGAAGCAACCAGTCATCATCATGATGAAGACCTTAAGATCAATAAGGTGCTTATCGTAGATGACAACGAAGCCAACAGGGTTATCCTTCAGCATATGCTCACCTATAAAAATATTGATACAAAGCTTGCCGCTAACGGAATGGAAGCCCTTCAGATATTATTGGCCGGTGAACGTTTTGACGTCATTCTTATGGATTACCATATGCCGATTATTTCAGGTCTGGAAACCATAGAAAAAATCAAGGAACTTTTTAATAAGCAAAATGAACTTTCACCGCTGATCATCCTGCACACCTCATCTGAAGAACACGATGTGATCAATTCTTTCCGACAGGAAAACAATTCATACTTCCTGCTGAAGCCAATCAAATCCGAGGAACTCTATAAGACATTGAGGAAGGCTGTAGAACATACCGAAAAAGAAAATAATAACGACGATTCACAACCGGAATCTGAAGCTTCCTTACTGATGAACTCCCCCCATGTTTTACTGGTGGATGATAACCCTGTCAATATGGTGCTGAACAACAAAATGATGCGGTCATTGATTCCGGATGCCATACTTACAGAAGCAACAGACGGCCTTCAGGCGGTGGAACAGTGTAAAGTAAAAACATTTGATATTATCTTAATGGATGTTCAGATGCCTGTAATGGATGGGATGGAGGCAACACAGCAAATTCGTTTGCTGCCCGGCTATTCCGGCATTCCGATTATTGGAGTAACCGCCGGAAACATAATGGGTGAAAAAGAAAAATGTATGGAGTCCGGAATGAGTGATTTTCTGCCAAAGCCATTAAAACAAGCAGACCTGTTGAAAATGCTGAAGAAATACATCATGAAAGAAGACAGTGCTGCTTCTGAAAACCCGTCAGATCAAAAAAAGCATCTTGATATCAGGCTCCTAAACGAGCATATTGGCGATGATGATGAAGATTTCAGAAAAATATTTTTAAATCTTGTGATACAGGAACTGACCCAAGCTGAAGAAAACGTAAAGACCGCCACAACGGCAAAAGACACAGTCTCTTTACAATCTGTCCTGCATAAGCTCAAAGGAACTTCCGGAACTGCAGGATTGCTAAGCCTTACAGAAACTACTGTCAGATGGGAAAGCAAAACAGAACCCGGGATGGACTTTGCTGCCATGGAGCATGAAATTCTCCGTGAAATAACAATAGGATTACAATTAATTAAAAATTTAATACAATAA
- a CDS encoding alkaline phosphatase — protein sequence MDRRKFLKGSALLSGLLTLSPTDLWSFGKNNEHHQKGKAKNIIFMVSDGMSLGTLSMADLYSRNILGKGSNWLSLYHDKKVSRALMDTASASSIVTDSAAASSAFGGGIRVKNGTLNIGANGEKHLPIWQKYKKAGKKAGCVTTVTITHATPAGFCVNSSKRNAEPQIAEMYADLELDVLLGGGDEFFNPAKREDKKDLYAVYRQKGYRILKTQKDLKEVRPGEKLLGIFSTGALPYSIDRTHLPELKSTPTLAEMAMTAIHQMKDHPQGFVLQVEAGKVDWSAHANDVAALIHDQLAFDEAVKTVMDFAEKDGNTLVIITTDHGNANPGTIYGNDATKNFNSIAEYRYTNEYILNRIHKDDSVKKLKDWIYESNKMILTDEEAQHLLSFYNGLEKEEEGLYNYKKLPFKLYSEIQKTRNSVGWISMDHSGDYVEVAAYGPGSTLLQPFIKNTDLHDLMVKACIL from the coding sequence ATGGACAGAAGAAAATTTCTAAAAGGTTCAGCGTTGCTTTCAGGGCTATTGACCTTATCTCCAACTGATCTCTGGAGCTTCGGAAAAAATAATGAACACCACCAGAAAGGAAAAGCGAAAAATATCATCTTTATGGTAAGTGACGGAATGAGCCTCGGAACACTTTCAATGGCAGACTTATATTCACGGAATATTCTGGGAAAAGGAAGTAACTGGCTTAGTCTTTACCATGATAAAAAGGTGAGCCGTGCTTTGATGGATACCGCTTCTGCAAGCTCCATTGTAACCGATTCTGCCGCCGCAAGTTCGGCTTTCGGAGGCGGTATAAGAGTGAAAAACGGAACACTGAACATAGGAGCCAACGGAGAAAAACATCTTCCCATATGGCAGAAATATAAAAAAGCAGGTAAGAAAGCTGGATGTGTCACCACAGTAACAATTACTCACGCTACGCCCGCCGGTTTCTGTGTCAATTCTTCAAAAAGAAATGCTGAGCCTCAGATTGCAGAAATGTATGCTGATCTGGAGCTGGATGTACTTTTGGGAGGAGGAGACGAGTTTTTTAATCCCGCCAAAAGGGAAGATAAAAAAGATCTTTATGCGGTGTACCGCCAAAAAGGATACAGAATCCTGAAAACGCAGAAAGATCTGAAAGAAGTCAGACCAGGAGAGAAATTATTAGGAATATTCAGTACAGGGGCATTACCTTATAGTATTGACAGAACCCATCTTCCGGAATTAAAAAGCACTCCGACTCTTGCTGAAATGGCTATGACAGCTATTCATCAGATGAAAGATCATCCCCAAGGTTTTGTTCTTCAGGTAGAAGCCGGAAAAGTAGACTGGTCTGCCCATGCCAATGATGTAGCTGCCCTTATTCACGATCAGCTGGCATTTGATGAAGCTGTAAAAACCGTCATGGATTTTGCTGAAAAAGACGGAAATACTTTAGTGATCATTACCACAGACCATGGAAACGCGAATCCGGGAACCATTTACGGGAATGATGCTACAAAGAATTTCAACAGCATTGCAGAATACCGATACACCAATGAATATATTCTGAACAGGATTCATAAAGATGATTCTGTAAAAAAACTCAAAGACTGGATTTATGAAAGCAATAAAATGATCCTTACTGATGAGGAAGCCCAACATCTTCTGAGTTTCTACAACGGCCTTGAGAAAGAAGAGGAAGGATTGTATAATTATAAAAAACTGCCTTTTAAGCTGTATTCTGAAATTCAGAAAACCAGAAATTCTGTGGGATGGATCAGTATGGACCATTCTGGAGATTACGTAGAAGTAGCAGCCTATGGACCGGGAAGTACTCTTTTGCAGCCATTTATTAAAAATACAGATTTGCATGATCTGATGGTGAAAGCCTGTATACTATAA
- a CDS encoding GTP-binding protein, translating into MTKKLPVTVLSGFLGAGKTTLLNHILHNKEGLKVAVIVNDMSEINIDARLVENQNTLSRTEEKLVEMSNGCICCTLREDLMVEVERLAHENRFDYLLIESTGISEPIPVAQTFTYIDEESGIDLSRFSYVDTMVTVVDCFNFMKDFGSGELLMDRHLTDMEGDYRTIVNLLTDQIEFANVIVLNKTDLIDTETLGFLTAAIKKLNPEAVLLHSAFGKIDPQKIINTKLFDFDIAQSSAGWQKELQSDHHTPETEEYGISSLVFRDKKPFHPSRLWEYLNHHYPEGAIRAKGLFWLASRPDDALNFSQAGGSFRLEKAGVWWCSMPLNHRVQYSSFAENQAFIESRWDKNWGDRINELVFIGQNLDKDQMLSDLQHCLINDREKEMFDQKMPFEDPFPENI; encoded by the coding sequence ATGACGAAAAAACTTCCTGTAACGGTACTCAGCGGCTTTCTGGGAGCTGGTAAAACCACTTTACTCAACCATATCCTGCACAATAAAGAGGGATTAAAAGTAGCGGTTATTGTAAATGACATGAGTGAAATCAATATTGATGCCCGCCTTGTTGAAAATCAGAATACCCTTTCAAGAACAGAAGAAAAGCTTGTAGAAATGAGTAACGGATGCATTTGCTGTACACTCCGTGAAGATCTGATGGTAGAAGTAGAGCGTCTTGCTCATGAAAACCGTTTTGATTATCTGCTTATCGAAAGCACAGGAATCAGTGAGCCGATTCCTGTGGCTCAAACCTTTACTTATATTGACGAAGAAAGCGGGATAGACCTTTCCCGTTTCAGTTATGTGGATACCATGGTGACGGTGGTAGACTGTTTCAATTTTATGAAAGATTTTGGTTCCGGTGAATTGCTCATGGACCGTCATCTTACCGATATGGAAGGAGATTACAGAACCATTGTCAATCTCCTGACCGATCAAATTGAATTTGCCAATGTGATTGTTTTAAACAAAACAGATCTTATAGACACTGAAACACTGGGGTTTTTAACTGCAGCGATAAAGAAACTGAATCCGGAGGCTGTTCTGCTGCATTCAGCGTTTGGAAAAATTGATCCTCAGAAGATTATAAATACAAAGCTTTTTGATTTTGATATCGCTCAGTCTTCAGCCGGATGGCAAAAAGAATTACAATCTGATCATCATACCCCGGAAACAGAAGAATATGGAATAAGTTCATTGGTTTTCAGAGACAAAAAACCATTCCATCCTTCAAGGCTCTGGGAATATCTGAATCATCATTATCCGGAAGGAGCCATTAGAGCCAAAGGTTTGTTCTGGCTTGCTTCAAGACCTGATGATGCATTGAATTTTTCTCAGGCAGGAGGTTCTTTCAGGCTTGAAAAAGCAGGAGTATGGTGGTGCAGCATGCCTCTGAATCATCGGGTTCAATATTCTTCATTTGCAGAAAATCAGGCTTTTATAGAGAGCAGATGGGATAAAAACTGGGGTGACAGAATCAATGAGCTGGTGTTTATCGGACAGAATTTGGATAAAGATCAAATGCTGTCAGACCTTCAACATTGTCTTATTAATGATAGGGAAAAAGAAATGTTTGATCAAAAAATGCCTTTTGAAGATCCTTTTCCGGAAAATATTTAA
- a CDS encoding MerC domain-containing protein translates to MKSKILDAVGISAAVLCLIHCIVFPLLLIAPLGISHNPYIDLVFLCIGAIVVFRITKKMENRWLKFLFWISITLIFISILTDFLFEVHLPLIYIGAAGLIAGHIINFKNHKH, encoded by the coding sequence ATGAAATCAAAAATTCTTGATGCTGTAGGAATCTCCGCTGCTGTTTTATGCCTGATTCATTGTATTGTCTTCCCTTTATTGCTCATTGCTCCATTGGGAATATCGCACAATCCGTATATCGATCTTGTTTTCCTTTGCATTGGAGCCATTGTGGTATTCAGAATCACGAAGAAAATGGAAAACCGATGGCTTAAATTTCTTTTCTGGATATCCATAACCCTGATTTTCATTTCTATACTGACAGATTTTCTGTTTGAAGTCCATCTTCCGCTGATCTATATTGGAGCTGCCGGTTTAATTGCAGGGCATATCATCAATTTTAAAAATCATAAACATTAG
- a CDS encoding Fur family transcriptional regulator codes for MKQVRNTHAKTEILNLINGSDVALTHSDIQKKLGDLCNRVTIYRVLERLENEGAIHKIVNIDGVVNFAKCSGKCTHEQHFHNHVHFNCKECHSVTCIENAIPEISLPEHFIAQEYNFIISGICPKCADA; via the coding sequence ATGAAACAGGTTAGAAATACACATGCTAAAACTGAGATTTTGAACCTTATCAATGGTTCAGATGTGGCCCTTACCCATTCTGATATTCAGAAAAAACTGGGAGATCTGTGTAATAGAGTTACTATTTACAGGGTATTGGAAAGACTTGAAAACGAAGGTGCTATACACAAGATTGTCAATATAGACGGTGTGGTGAATTTTGCCAAGTGCAGCGGGAAATGCACCCACGAACAGCATTTTCACAATCATGTCCATTTTAATTGTAAAGAATGTCACTCCGTGACGTGTATTGAAAACGCGATTCCGGAAATCAGTTTGCCAGAACACTTTATTGCACAGGAATATAATTTTATCATCAGTGGTATATGCCCGAAATGTGCTGATGCCTAA
- a CDS encoding AraC family transcriptional regulator → MKRIVNFNSFNVFGIEKETWDVEYHNHNFYEVVIIENGRGFHHLNSITFPYKKGDVFFLRPSDGHEFSIKSKTKFIYIKFTEQYIWENLLSNKKNELKKVIQLLMEDHSFVCESVIKNKTDREHLLQLARILLYEFSHKNTYNKEITTDIFSGIITIMIRNIMNATTKKRIAQNASRIERILYYINVNALNADKMKIENLAKEFMLSPNYISMYTKKQTGFSVQQHVIQQKIKTAEKLLLQSHYNISEIADKLGFNDASHFNKIFKAYKEMSPSEFKKKSTVKN, encoded by the coding sequence ATGAAGCGAATTGTCAATTTCAATTCTTTTAATGTTTTCGGTATTGAAAAGGAAACCTGGGATGTAGAATACCACAATCATAACTTTTATGAGGTGGTGATTATCGAAAATGGAAGAGGGTTTCATCATCTCAACAGCATTACTTTTCCTTACAAAAAGGGAGATGTCTTTTTCCTGAGACCCAGCGACGGGCATGAATTTTCTATTAAAAGCAAAACAAAATTCATTTATATTAAATTTACGGAGCAGTATATCTGGGAAAATCTTTTGTCTAATAAAAAGAATGAGCTCAAAAAAGTAATTCAGCTGCTGATGGAAGATCATTCTTTCGTCTGTGAATCAGTGATTAAAAATAAAACAGACAGGGAACATCTGTTACAGCTTGCCCGGATTCTTCTGTATGAATTCAGTCATAAGAACACCTATAATAAAGAAATTACCACCGATATTTTCTCGGGGATCATCACCATCATGATCCGAAACATTATGAACGCCACCACCAAAAAGCGGATCGCACAAAATGCAAGCAGAATTGAAAGAATCCTGTATTATATTAATGTCAATGCTTTGAATGCCGATAAAATGAAAATTGAAAATCTTGCCAAAGAATTTATGCTTTCACCCAATTATATCAGTATGTATACCAAAAAGCAAACGGGCTTCTCTGTACAGCAGCATGTTATACAGCAGAAAATAAAAACAGCAGAAAAACTTTTATTGCAAAGTCATTACAATATCAGTGAAATTGCAGATAAGCTGGGCTTTAATGATGCCAGTCATTTCAATAAAATATTCAAGGCATATAAAGAAATGTCTCCTTCTGAATTTAAAAAGAAATCAACAGTAAAAAACTAA
- a CDS encoding polysaccharide deacetylase family protein — MKYIKQSVLLVASAIALMSFSDRDDRDKTDKMQQHTPQVSTKKYWPNGAQLVISVSMQFETGGQPEGAESPFSGTPLPAGQPDLPAESWYRYGANEGIYRMLDLWKKYDIKVTSHVVGTAAERYPEVAKAIAKGGHEIAAHGIAWDHQWNKNYTDELSFVKEGVDVVEKITGQKAVGYNANWLRRSPNTLHVLQELGFLYHIDDLSHDEPFITKVNGKKLVVIPYTLRNNDIVNIEGKHWSPDQFLAQLKFEFDQLYEEGASKRRMMSISFHDRIGGTPAMVHAMEEFIKYAKAKQGVVFMRKDDIAKMVMNDPNTPVDNSEEKYNNN; from the coding sequence ATGAAATATATAAAACAATCCGTACTGCTGGTTGCTTCAGCAATCGCTTTGATGTCTTTTTCTGATCGTGATGACAGGGATAAAACAGATAAAATGCAGCAGCATACACCACAGGTCTCAACTAAAAAATACTGGCCTAATGGAGCTCAATTGGTTATTTCCGTATCAATGCAGTTTGAAACAGGCGGGCAGCCGGAAGGTGCAGAAAGCCCGTTCAGCGGCACTCCCCTTCCTGCAGGACAACCCGATCTTCCGGCAGAAAGCTGGTATCGCTATGGAGCGAATGAAGGCATTTACCGTATGCTGGATTTATGGAAAAAATATGATATTAAAGTAACATCCCACGTTGTAGGAACAGCTGCCGAGAGGTATCCCGAAGTGGCCAAAGCTATTGCAAAGGGAGGGCATGAAATTGCAGCCCACGGTATTGCCTGGGACCATCAGTGGAATAAAAACTATACTGATGAGCTGAGTTTTGTGAAAGAAGGTGTAGACGTTGTTGAAAAGATTACAGGTCAGAAAGCTGTAGGCTATAACGCCAACTGGCTCAGAAGAAGTCCGAATACCCTTCATGTATTACAGGAACTTGGGTTTCTGTATCATATCGATGACTTAAGCCATGATGAGCCTTTCATTACCAAAGTAAACGGGAAAAAATTGGTTGTCATTCCTTATACCTTGCGTAATAATGATATTGTCAATATTGAAGGAAAACACTGGAGCCCTGATCAGTTTCTGGCACAGCTGAAATTTGAATTTGACCAACTGTATGAGGAAGGAGCATCAAAGAGAAGAATGATGAGCATCAGTTTTCATGACAGAATTGGCGGAACTCCTGCCATGGTACATGCAATGGAGGAGTTTATTAAGTATGCCAAAGCAAAGCAGGGTGTCGTTTTTATGAGAAAAGATGATATTGCTAAAATGGTAATGAATGATCCCAATACTCCTGTTGACAACAGTGAAGAAAAATATAATAATAACTAA